Proteins encoded together in one Nitrospirota bacterium window:
- a CDS encoding FAD-dependent oxidoreductase yields the protein MPSSPRYDAIVVGGGLAGIATATWLAKRGRHVALVEPRSEWGGRFADQRVGGLTIHVGPRVVVSHERLGWADAYFEAIGLALPLLVREGTTFKREPLQIIWGPHRLTIAQQRADFVEELRREYRAGEPDVAALLADLDAVYDALAIRMDPPPSGDTRSSLARLRGLAAARAFAARFGTLEPTEYVKARGLAPALASYLESWRGALATEGDPTGAWLFRTALVHRGLVSVPGGRASVCRLLVARFQALGGEVLRTPVTAIGTGREPFVETDGRRLHTRALLINARRRPNGSAPREPRAPMATLAYTVPATCVPDAMGTYLLVADQGELWSVARRRSEGAQGSAPDLLTVSSRAPAAGRDVERISERVEALLPFAARQIVLLGAVRYDEATDPLDAKLWESASWRAGGDGWRQVSRSPVWWLPDESPPWLGDANEYRVALSINRIVCPP from the coding sequence ATGCCGTCCTCGCCGCGATACGACGCCATAGTCGTGGGTGGCGGCTTGGCCGGGATCGCGACCGCGACGTGGCTGGCCAAACGCGGCCGGCACGTCGCACTCGTCGAGCCTCGGTCGGAGTGGGGCGGTCGTTTCGCGGACCAGCGTGTCGGTGGTCTGACGATCCACGTGGGGCCGCGCGTGGTGGTGAGCCACGAACGCTTGGGATGGGCCGACGCCTACTTTGAAGCGATTGGCTTGGCGCTCCCCCTGTTGGTGCGAGAGGGGACGACGTTCAAACGCGAGCCCCTGCAAATCATCTGGGGGCCTCACCGACTCACCATTGCCCAACAGCGAGCAGACTTCGTGGAGGAGCTCCGCCGGGAGTATCGGGCGGGGGAGCCGGACGTGGCGGCGCTGTTGGCTGACTTGGATGCGGTGTACGACGCCTTGGCGATCCGCATGGACCCACCCCCCTCCGGGGACACCAGGTCGTCGTTGGCGCGCCTCCGCGGGTTGGCCGCCGCGCGGGCGTTCGCGGCTCGTTTCGGCACGTTGGAGCCCACGGAGTATGTAAAAGCCCGCGGGCTGGCTCCGGCATTGGCGTCTTACCTGGAATCTTGGCGCGGCGCATTGGCGACCGAAGGTGATCCGACCGGCGCTTGGCTGTTTCGGACCGCACTCGTTCATCGCGGGCTGGTTTCGGTGCCTGGGGGGCGAGCTAGCGTGTGTCGACTCCTGGTCGCTCGATTTCAAGCGCTTGGGGGCGAGGTCCTCAGAACCCCGGTGACGGCGATCGGTACTGGCCGGGAGCCGTTTGTGGAGACCGACGGTCGTCGTCTGCACACCCGCGCGTTGCTCATCAACGCCCGCCGCCGACCCAACGGCTCCGCGCCGCGAGAGCCCCGTGCCCCAATGGCGACGCTCGCGTATACCGTTCCGGCAACCTGCGTCCCGGATGCGATGGGGACCTACCTGTTGGTGGCGGACCAGGGCGAACTCTGGTCAGTGGCCAGACGTCGCTCCGAGGGCGCCCAAGGGTCCGCACCGGACCTGCTCACCGTGTCGTCCCGGGCGCCAGCCGCTGGTCGGGACGTCGAACGAATCAGCGAACGGGTGGAAGCTCTGTTGCCGTTCGCGGCCAGACAGATCGTCCTGCTCGGCGCGGTCCGATACGACGAGGCCACGGACCCGCTGGATGCCAAACTCTGGGAGTCTGCTTCCTGGCGCGCTGGGGGAGACGGATGGAGACAAGTCTCGCGATCGCCGGTGTGGTGGCTTC
- the ndk gene encoding nucleoside-diphosphate kinase: MIERTLSLIKPDGVSRNLIGDILKRCEGIGLRVVALKMVRLTIDAAKGFYVVHKDRPFYHSLAESMSSGPIVAAVLEGDGAIAKYRELMGATDPKKAAKGTIRADLAVSLEQNTVHGSDSPQSAAFEIPYFFNALELSSRR; encoded by the coding sequence ATGATTGAACGGACGCTGTCGCTGATCAAACCCGACGGGGTATCGCGAAATCTCATCGGGGATATTCTGAAACGGTGTGAAGGGATCGGGCTACGCGTGGTGGCGCTCAAGATGGTGCGCCTGACCATCGACGCGGCCAAAGGATTTTACGTCGTTCACAAGGATCGCCCCTTCTATCACAGCCTGGCGGAATCGATGTCGTCCGGGCCGATCGTCGCGGCGGTGCTCGAAGGCGACGGGGCCATCGCCAAATACCGCGAGTTGATGGGCGCGACCGATCCCAAGAAAGCCGCCAAGGGGACTATTCGGGCGGATCTGGCCGTCAGCCTGGAACAGAATACCGTGCACGGATCCGACTCTCCGCAATCCGCTGCGTTCGAAATTCCCTACTTCTTCAACGCCCTCGAGTTGTCGAGCCGGCGATAG